In Phlebotomus papatasi isolate M1 chromosome 1, Ppap_2.1, whole genome shotgun sequence, the following proteins share a genomic window:
- the LOC129799896 gene encoding ER membrane protein complex subunit 6, with protein MATSRVKTRETKSGEIIAYSESAIRNNASAVEYCRTSMAALSGSTAGILGLTGIIGFLFYLFAVFGLWFLLLSKSGTNWQKFFISRRTLLTSGFISGLCTYVLFWTFLYGMVHVY; from the exons ATGGCGACAAGTAGGGTTAAAACAAGAGAAACGAAATCCGGGGAAATAATTGCTTACAGTGAGTCTGCAATTAGGAATAATGCCTCCGCCGTAGAGTACTGTCGCACCTCAATGGCTGCTCTATCTGGAAGTACCGCAG GTATTCTTGGCCTCACAGGAATAATTGGCTTCCTTTTCTACTTATTTGCCGTCTTTGGCCTGTGGTTCCTCCTACTATCCAAATCCGGGACAAATTGGCAGAAATTCTTCATTAGCAGGAGAACTCTACTGACCAGTGGTTTCATTTCCGGACTGTGCACCTATGTTTTATTCTGGACATTTCTCTACGGCATGGTTCATGTCTACTAG